Proteins found in one Candidatus Margulisiibacteriota bacterium genomic segment:
- a CDS encoding ABC transporter ATP-binding protein → MRDRLRLLFVYTKLLLPYWDKSLVSLLSVGILVIFGMANPLITKVLIDYAYPNKDLFLLSFLVLFRILIFIFDTFFSDISSYMDTFIHQTLSIDLRKKFFTRLLRLPLGFHYEKQVGDLMVRVTDDIDVIVDSVAELIPVVIKTLLQLASLLVICLLIDWNLTLLALVGIPIYFIQTKFFAQRFEDVQTKSQKKESEIYTFYQEKMSNVKTIKSFNQEIYETDRLIDKLKGMFALVRENLFLGLINSFFDSILITVWTSFLAWYAGYRVITGQITIGEIMAILVYLGQIHQPIMDFGSLYKALNRSFVSIKRVNDILEEKPEAYKESRTFVLFQIEGKIKFDKVSFKYQNSDEYTLKDVSLLANPGEITAVCGASGAG, encoded by the coding sequence ATGCGCGATAGACTAAGGCTACTTTTCGTTTATACCAAATTGCTTTTACCTTATTGGGATAAAAGTCTCGTTTCTTTGCTTTCGGTCGGCATCTTGGTCATCTTTGGCATGGCCAATCCTCTGATCACCAAGGTTTTGATCGATTACGCTTATCCCAACAAAGACCTGTTCCTGCTCAGCTTCCTGGTCCTGTTCCGAATATTGATCTTTATTTTTGACACTTTCTTTTCCGACATTTCCAGTTATATGGATACTTTTATCCACCAGACGCTCTCCATCGATCTTAGAAAGAAATTTTTCACCCGCCTGCTCCGCTTGCCGCTCGGCTTCCATTACGAGAAACAGGTCGGCGACCTGATGGTCAGGGTCACCGACGATATCGACGTCATCGTCGATTCGGTGGCCGAATTGATCCCCGTGGTGATCAAGACCCTGCTGCAACTCGCCTCTCTCCTGGTCATCTGTTTGCTGATCGATTGGAATTTGACCCTGCTCGCCCTGGTCGGTATCCCGATCTATTTCATCCAGACAAAATTCTTCGCCCAGAGATTCGAGGACGTTCAGACAAAATCCCAGAAAAAAGAGTCGGAAATCTACACGTTCTATCAGGAAAAAATGAGCAACGTCAAGACGATCAAGTCTTTTAACCAGGAGATCTATGAGACCGACCGGCTGATCGATAAACTCAAAGGCATGTTCGCCCTCGTCAGGGAAAATCTCTTCCTGGGCCTGATCAACTCCTTTTTTGATTCCATTCTGATCACCGTCTGGACCAGTTTTCTGGCCTGGTACGCCGGTTACCGCGTCATCACCGGACAGATCACTATCGGTGAGATCATGGCCATCCTGGTCTATCTCGGCCAGATCCACCAGCCGATCATGGATTTCGGGTCGCTTTATAAAGCCCTGAACAGGAGCTTTGTTTCTATTAAACGGGTTAACGATATCTTGGAAGAAAAACCTGAAGCGTACAAAGAATCGCGCACCTTCGTCCTGTTCCAGATCGAAGGCAAGATCAAATTCGACAAAGTCAGTTTTAAATACCAGAATTCGGATGAATACACGCTTAAGGACGTCTCACTGCTGGCCAATCCCGGAGAGATCACGGCGGTTTGCGGGGCCAGCGGCGCGGG